In one Chelmon rostratus isolate fCheRos1 chromosome 7, fCheRos1.pri, whole genome shotgun sequence genomic region, the following are encoded:
- the LOC121609214 gene encoding ADP-ribosylation factor 6-like, with the protein MGMHGSKPHKHAQVLVLGLDGSGKTTLLYKLKYNESVVTVPTVGFNVETLETDRSSPSLTVWDVGGQRKMRPHWKHHYTDTAGLVFVVDSWDQKRLDEARKELHRVLRYESLRGVPLVVLANKQDLLGALSPEALCLKLGLRRVCEGRAWFIQPCSATTGMGLEEGFRRIVYLMKTPLKQTQEDIKVKMRSKGFSITAAKQVLLCSG; encoded by the exons ATGGGTATGCATGGATCCAAGcctcacaaacatgcacaggtCCTGGTGCTGGGTCTGGATGGATCAGGGAAGACCACCCTGCTTTACAAACTGAAGTACAACGAGAGTGTGGTGACCGTGCCAACTGTGGGCTTCAACGTGGAGACACTGGAGACGGACAGAAGCAGCCCGAGCCTGACGGTGTGGGACGTGGGGGgccagaggaagatgaggcCCCATTGGAAGCATCACTATACTGATACAGCCGGTCTGGTGTTTGTGGTGGACAGCTGGGATCAAAAGCGGCTGGACGAGGCCCGCAAGGAACTTCATCGG GTCCTGAGGTACGAGAGTCTCAGAGGAGTTCCTCTCGTGGTCCTTGCCAACAAACAAGACCTTCTGGGAGCTCTGAGCCCAGAAGCGCTTTGTCTGAAACTGGGCTTGAGAAGAGTATGCGAGGGCAGGGCCTGGTTCATCCAGCCCTGTTCAGCCACCACTGGCATGGGACTGGAAGAAGGTTTCAGGAGGATAGTCTATTTGATGAAGACCCCACTAAAACAGACCCAAGAGGACATTAAGGTTAAGATGAGGTCTAAGGGCTTCAGTATCACAGCTGCGAAACAAGTTTTGCTCTGCAGCGGATGA